In the Topomyia yanbarensis strain Yona2022 chromosome 3, ASM3024719v1, whole genome shotgun sequence genome, one interval contains:
- the LOC131687352 gene encoding DEAD-box helicase Dbp80-like — MGETNHIIIGTPVNLMGGSINFRVFDCRFCTGRRGRHDRYSGPPGSVHPDTQAAVVVLPNYVLGHVRAGGDGVRRVTNPIVFRLVREQESLDNIKQYYVKCRNQDKKYQAISNIYGVITVGQAIILCHVMYRTVVSSK; from the coding sequence ATGGGCGAAACTAATCATATCATCATCGGAACACCCGTCAATCTGATGGGCGGGAGCATTAACTTCCGGGTGTTCGATTGCCGTTTTTGTACTGGACGACGCGGTCGTCATGATCGCTACTCAGGGCCACCAGGATCGGTGCATCCGGATACACAAGCAGCTGTCGTCGTCCTGCCAAATTATGTTCTCGGCCACGTACGAGCGGGAGGTGATGGAGTTCGCCGAGTAACCAATCCGATCGTGTTTCGTCTGGTGCGGGAGCAAGAATCACTCGATAACATCAAACAGTACTACGTCAAGTGCCGCAACCAGGACAAGAAATATCAAGCAATTTCGAACATCTACGGTGTGATTACCGTCGGACAAGCGATCATTTtatgtcatgtgatgtacaggACAGTTGTAAGCTCCAAGTAA